The genomic window tgcttcttgtttgtcatttaaactaatgaaaaagccaaaaagttttaatctgccaaaagaaaaagttttcttgtgtttgcGTATTTTCTGTTCGTTTCAGTCACTGAGGTCAACATAACAGTTCCAGTTTTTGTCGATTCTGGTTCAGTCATGCAAATGTGTGACAAAgatggtttttaattttctagtTAAATTTTGAGGTATGGTTTCCCTGAATCATTACATAACTGAAGAGATTGTGGTTTGTGAAATCTTACAGGGGATGCTGCAAGCACTTCTTgaaaaatggttcaaaattaCAGAAACTCTGTTTATCCAAGACCACAAACTTATAGTTCTTGTTACTGTGTAATTTGGTTATATGTTGTAGatcaacaaaatctttttacgTGAGTAATATCCAACATGATTCTAAGAGAATCTAACATCAGGCTGTATGTGAAATGCTACCGAAGCAACTAAAACCCAATACTAAGCCAAGCATTCAAAGAAGATACTGTGTTGGGATCTTGTCAATAAGCTTCTTTATTCTTAGTGAAATCCTAGTGACACCAAATTATATTGAGTGTTCTGTTAAACAAGATCCTAAATTTATTAAAGATCAAAATTTTacaagtcaaacaaaatttctaagGAGCACAACATAACTTAAGACAGCAACTGATAAAAAAGACAAGCGGGTACCTGGTTAAACCATTGTTCCTGAGCGAAGAAAAGACACACACCCTTTTGAATCACCGGTTACCTGCAGTAACAGGTTTGATTAGTAtacagaaacaagaaaatagaaaaatatctcATGAGCTTTTTATGTCTTACATTCTATATTCAGCTTTTCAATGCGAAAAGTCTCAGTTCTCTCTACTCTCTAGATGGTAATAGGTGTGCCCAAACACCATGCTATTTTGAAATGTAGCTACagtttttcctttcttttgcCCATGCACTTCTCTTTCAATGTTAGATACCATCAAGTCTGAATCTGACACTTCTTTGCAACGCCACTCTCAGGGGGCCTTGTGAGAGGTTCATCATTGTCTTCAGGCCTTCCTTAAGTTTCCAGTTCAAGTTTTGAGGGGTCAAAGGTTATCATTTGATATATAAGGTATAGAACTGCGCCATGTCCAGAAGCTCCTCTTGATTCtcatagtaatttttttttccatccCCACATAGCCTTTGCACAACCCTCCAGTGTGTATTGCAGGTTACAGGTGCGCAGCAGAGTCTGTAGAAACAAGAGGACTCTATGAGAAAGTGCTAGAGAATCTGCGACGCATCAACAGATAGGAGATGAATCAGTGTGTGAATTTGCAGCAGGTTTGGGTGTGACACATCTCCCGAAACAAATTTGGTTACAATTCCATCCACTTCTAACAGACTCCATCCTGGTGTCTTTCTTATCCCTCTCTGCTCTATCATCCCACGAACTTTAAATGCCTCGGGATTTCGTTGAACACTAAAGTATATATTAGATAGTTGAACAAGAGCtgcttcctcttcctccacaTTTCCTTTCTCCAAGTCAAGAAGATTTTGAACAGCTAGTTCTCCGAGTTCAACATTCTTGTGCGTTCGACAACCATTCAGTAAAGCACCCCAAACAGATGCAAGCGGTTTCATTGGCATTTTCTCAATAAGATCAAGTGCATCATCTAATCTTCCAGCTCTGCACATCAAATCTACTATACAGCTGTAGTGCTCATGCTTTGGAGTAATTCCGTATCGAGCTTCCATATTTTCTAACATTGTTCTGCCTTCTTCAAGAAATCCTCCATGAGCACAAGCGGCTAAGACCCCAAGAAGAACTACACTATCAGGCTTAATACCATCTTCTCGTTCAATCCGGTCCAAACACGTCGTAGCTTTCTTTGCATAACCGTAAGCCGCATATCCTCCAATTAAGGCTGCCCATGAGAAGACATTCCTTCTAGTcaacttttcaaaaacttcCACAGCCGTCTCTATGCAACCACACTTAGCATACATGTCAACCAAAGCCGTTCCTACAAACACATCAGACTCAatccatctcttcttcttaacaaACTCATGAATCCACTTCCCCTGAGCTAAAGCCCCAACTTGTGCACAAGCCGTTAATGCTGTAGTAACCGAAAACTCATCAGGCTCTATTCCTCTAACCAACATCTCCTTAAACACCTCCAACCCCTCAGAACCTAAACCACATCTAACATACCCATTCATCAAAACATCCCATTTCACAACATCTGGTTGTggaatttcatcgaacaccttgcgtgcatcaaacaacaatttaTCTTCCACATAAATCCTCAAAACTCCAGTCTGTACATGACCATCCGATAAAAAGACACCATTTTTAACAACCCAACAATGAATTTGCTTACCcacagagaagaaacaagctTTTAAACACGCAACAATCAAGAAATGAAACGTGAGATAACTAGGAgttatatcttcttcttcttccttcaccATTAATAGAAAATATCGTAAACCCAGGTGAGGCTGAGAGCTTCTGGAGCAGATTCTTATCATAGTATCGTAAACGAATGAGTTAGGAATCTCAATCGAATCGAATATAGAGGAAGCGTAGTGAAAGTGTTTGTTTAAATTgggaagatggagaaaagcTGTGAGAAGTTTGCTAATTGCGTAAGTGTTTCGATGGAGGCCATGGATGATGAATAGAGAATGTGTTGATTTGATTTGCTTCACTGTGTTGCAACGTTGGCTTGCGAGAATCAAACTCTTCCATGATTGATGGAAGCTTGAGACGACGCTCATCGTCTATGTTGACGTCGATGTCATTTGGTTTAGAAGCGCGTTATTTAACggttcatttttttaaaaaacggCACGATGTTTGGTTGATAAAGACATCAAGATGTGCATATGTGTGAACATAAGAGCAAGATGTGcataaaaacaacaatgtaTTTTGAATTGACAATTAGATAAATGCATTATAGACTGATAGTCTTAATTAGCTAAGTTATTGTATAATTATCGGGAATCCAAAATCAGTTAGTGTATTTTGAACCATGAAAAAACACAGATATTCCAATCAACGATTTTTTGTATCGAAATTTGTTATATCCGTAAGataattaaagacaaaaatttattttctaactttaataacaaacacatataCGTTTTTGTAAAAGAGTTGATgaagatatatgaaaattaGATGGAAATTTGGATTGCcttcaaaatttaagaattaatttattgttgttgttatgataGATTCAgttaggattttgttttgagaattaattttgtaaatgtagtttggatttataaacctagcaaaattatatttctaaaaGGTATAGAAATATATACTAATGTGTTAATCTAATATCAGATTACATGTTCATGAATAATATTTCACTTAAACTAttgttttttcgtttttaaattaattaaatcactatataacatatttttgtatttgaagatatatatataataaggGATAATATGTTGGAAGTAATATTCATATGCAAATGTACCATTACttgcaaatacaaaaatatgataaatagTGTTATAGTTAGTTTgaaaataacagaaaataaaaatgtttatttttaatgcgTGGAAAGAGACGATAGATAAGGAAGGAGTACAGTACATCTTGTTAactttttagaattttgaccttttttaTTACATAATTTACTGCATGCAATTTCATAGTCCTATTTAAACTCGTCGGAGGGTTACTTGTCAGTCCACAAAACTCACAATTATGAAAAAATGCAAATTTCTTTCGCGTCTAGTTCAAAtgtctatttttataatagaataaatttggaaaatagcctctttttgagttttcattGAAAAATACCTtataacctttttcttttttaaaacctaTTTTTAAGTAGATTAAGTTACTTAAATAGACTTACTAAAAAttagtaataattaataataattgatacttaaattaaaaatttattaattaagaagATCCCTTGCAAAAAACTGATGCATTAAACGGTATAACATGGTGGAAACAAGAGTGGCAAGTCCAACGTGTGTGGGCTAACACTAATTTAGCAAAGATAGTGGCAACTTTaaatgagttcaaatttggaTTTCCATTGGTCCTTATTCTGCAATTCAAGTCACTGGTTTGTTCAAACCATTGAAACTATCGTTGGTTTGTAGCATTGGAGAACCATTCACTTGACACAAAGACACcaaaaacaacatttctcTTTCGCATctaacaaaaacttttatgGCTATGTCTAACaatgaaaaacataagaaagTAACATCTATCGTTATTCGTAACGTAAGATGTATCGCAACGTATCGTAAGGAAAAGTAAAGAAAGTTCCTAAATAGAATATTAATGTGGAgaaaaaatttagtattaaaaaatttaaagctCAAAccaaatacaaaagaaagtaaaaaacaaagctCAAACATAAtctaaaacaagaaaaagactaTCTTCTtagatattatattataaattttaatataaataaataaactatctttattttttaaaaatagtaatttgaaatcgtttttttcttctatatttcgaatttaattttgatttactaAAAACACAGGGGTTTTTAAAATCTGGATAAAATtgtcattttatatatttgaaattgtagtttttattaaaaatcgaaaaaggtgtatttttc from Arabidopsis thaliana chromosome 3, partial sequence includes these protein-coding regions:
- a CDS encoding Tetratricopeptide repeat (TPR)-like superfamily protein (Tetratricopeptide repeat (TPR)-like superfamily protein; CONTAINS InterPro DOMAIN/s: Pentatricopeptide repeat (InterPro:IPR002885); BEST Arabidopsis thaliana protein match is: Tetratricopeptide repeat (TPR)-like superfamily protein (TAIR:AT3G28640.1); Has 30916 Blast hits to 12747 proteins in 210 species: Archae - 0; Bacteria - 2; Metazoa - 48; Fungi - 39; Plants - 30416; Viruses - 0; Other Eukaryotes - 411 (source: NCBI BLink).); protein product: MSVVSSFHQSWKSLILASQRCNTVKQIKSTHSLFIIHGLHRNTYAISKLLTAFLHLPNLNKHFHYASSIFDSIEIPNSFVYDTMIRICSRSSQPHLGLRYFLLMVKEEEEDITPSYLTFHFLIVACLKACFFSVGKQIHCWVVKNGVFLSDGHVQTGVLRIYVEDKLLFDARKVFDEIPQPDVVKWDVLMNGYVRCGLGSEGLEVFKEMLVRGIEPDEFSVTTALTACAQVGALAQGKWIHEFVKKKRWIESDVFVGTALVDMYAKCGCIETAVEVFEKLTRRNVFSWAALIGGYAAYGYAKKATTCLDRIEREDGIKPDSVVLLGVLAACAHGGFLEEGRTMLENMEARYGITPKHEHYSCIVDLMCRAGRLDDALDLIEKMPMKPLASVWGALLNGCRTHKNVELGELAVQNLLDLEKGNVEEEEAALVQLSNIYFSVQRNPEAFKVRGMIEQRGIRKTPGWSLLEVDGIVTKFVSGDVSHPNLLQIHTLIHLLSVDASQIL